DNA from Ensifer canadensis:
ACCGGGTGTTCGACAAGGACCAGCGGGTGACGCATGCGGCGATCACCGAGAACAAGCGGCTCGGTGAACTCCTGACCTACATCAAGGAACGTCAGGAGCAGCAGACGAAGCCCGCCGTGAAGACGAACAGCGAGAAGAACGGCTACGTTCGACGCGCGCGCGGCCCGGGACGTCGGAAGGATTTCATGAACGATCCTGCGGTCATTGCCCGGCGGCGACAGGCGCTCTCTGACCTCGATGCGGCGGAATGACCGGCTGCTTCAACTGTCCAAGCTAAAGCCGAAGGGGAGCGTCTCATCCGCCCCCTCCCTTCCCTTGCAACCCGGCCCAGCCGGTCCGCTCGGGGGCTTGCCTCAGCGCAAGTGGACATGCCGAGTGTCCTATTTCTAAATGGCTGAAGACGTATCCAAAGTGACATTCCAACTTTGCACAACCGCGGACAGTTCAACCTGGCCGCCACATATCGTGTAGCCGGGTACATTCTATTTTCAAGTGCGACATGCCAATGATTTCAATGGTTTCCCCTTGGAGATTTTGGGATGTCACGAAGCTATTCGCAGCTGAATCTGGCGGATCGCCGCCGCCTCTATCACTTTGTCGAACGCAAGGTGCCGATCAATGAAATGGCGCGCCAACTCGGTCGTCACCGTTCCACCATCTATCGCGAGACCAGGCGCAATACCTTCCACGATCGCGAACTGCCCGAATACAGCGGCTACTTCCCAACGGTTGCCGACGACATCCGCAAAGAGCGGCGGCGGCGTTTGAGGAAGCTGATGCGGCACCCGCAATTGCGCGCACTGGTCATCGAGCAGCTGGAGGCGCTGTGGTCACCGGAACAGATCGCCGGTCGCCTGTTCGCCGATGGCGTGAGCGCCGTGCGTGTCTGCACCGAGACGATCTATCGCTTCATCTATGGCAAGGAAGATCAGGCGCTGGAGCTCTATCAGCATCTTCCGGAAGGCCGCCGCAAACGCCGCCCCCGTGGCTCAGCCACGGGTGGCTCTTGAAGAGCGTTCTGAGCTGCTTCTAGTGGGAAGTCGTCCATCTAGAAGACGGCCCATCAGCGTGCCCGCGCGACCGACGCCGGAGGCTGAGGTAATTCGGACACTGCGCAAGGACTGCAAGTGCGGCCAACTGATGTTGTCGGTCACCGCTTGCGGACGAACTCGGTGCGCAGGACCAGACCCTTGATCGCGTCGTGCCGGCAGTCGATCTCGTCCGGGTTGTTGGTGAGCCGGATCGACCTGATGACTGTGCCCTGTTTGAGGGTCTGGCCGGCACCCTTCACCTTGAGGTCTTTGATCAGGACCACAGAGTCTCCGTCGGTAAGAGGATTACCCGACGCATCGCGAACCTCCGCAGCCTGCGCGGCCTCCGCGGCGATTTCCGAAACCGGCCGCCATTCGCCGGTCGCCTCGTCATAAACGTAGTCATCGCTC
Protein-coding regions in this window:
- a CDS encoding alkylphosphonate utilization protein, producing MSDQSDDYVYDEATGEWRPVSEIAAEAAQAAEVRDASGNPLTDGDSVVLIKDLKVKGAGQTLKQGTVIRSIRLTNNPDEIDCRHDAIKGLVLRTEFVRKR